CTCCAGGGTGGTGCTTCTGTAACGGCGTCGAGATCAAGCGTCCACGTGGCTGGTGGGGCCCAGACTGGAGGCTGGCAGATTCATCCGCAAGGACTGTGTGTGACTGCGGTCAAGGCTGAAATCGCCAGTTCCCTGGTGTGTGTCTGTGATGACGATGGTGACTTCGGGACAGCGCCTGGGTACCGGGCTGGGTCTGTAGCGTCAGCGTCCGTATGGCTGTTGGTGCAAGGGGTTGTGCTGGTGGTCAActgtgcccctcccctcaaaAACAGGTACACACTGCTGCCCAAGGGGGTCCTGCAGATCACAGGACTTCGGGCCGAGGACAGTGGCGTCTTCCACTGCGTGGCCTCCAACATTGCCAGCGTCCGGGTCAGCCACGGGGCCAGGCTCACTGTGTCAGGTGAGCGTCTCCTGCTCTGACTAGTTCTGCCCCTAACCAGCCTCCCGACTTCTCCCCTGTTCAGCCAAGCCCTGGGGATTTGCCAGCCAAGTGCGTAGAGCAGCTTCGGAGCTCAAAGTCTGCGTTCCTTGCAGCGAGGGTCCGGAGGGAACGAGGCGGCTCCCTGGCTCCGCTCTACCTGGACTGGCCATCCTCTGCCTACCCTGGGCTCTCCCATTGCTGGAGGGCCCTGCgaggctgggagcagagggctGGCTGTGTGCAGGCCCTGGGGCCCCTAGCATCTCCTCTCTGCCCACAGGACTTGGTTTCAGGGCTGGATCTGGTTTCCTACCCCCCTTCCCCATGTCCTGGCTTGTGGGTGGGATGAGGTGGGAAGGGTCACAGCTGAAGTGAAAGAAACATGGCATCTTCCTCCCAGGCTCGGGCTCTGGGGCCTACAAGGAGCCAACGATCCTCGTGGGGCCTGAGAACCTCACCCTGACGGTGCACCAGACTGCGGTGCTTGAGTGTGTCGCCACGGGCAACCCGCGCCCCATTGTGTCCTGGAGCCGCCTGGGTGAGCCTCATCCTacagcccctgcctctcccaccccattCCACCCCCTGGGAGGGCGGTCTCATCACCCAGCTGTGGGGGAGGACTTTGAATCCTGTTTGTTCTCCATGGGGGTCCGTGCTCTGTGAGGCCTTAGGGAGGGGGTAAGTTTCCCTTCTTGGCAGGACTGGGGAGGTCGGCCTGCCCCCTacattctccctccccctgctcaatgGCTTAGCTCCCTGGGTAACCTCATCCCAAGCGCGGTCCTGCCTCGCTGCTGTCCGGCTCTCCTTCCCCGGGTCCTTCCTCCTGCGTGTCCCTGGCCTCTCTCCCCGGGCTGTGTTCCCCAGCAGCGCAGCTCCAAACCCCGCAAAATCTCAGCCAGTTGTCACACCCTGTCCCTGGGCCCCCCCAGTCTCTAGCCTGGCCCCCTAAATCCCCAGCCTAAATCCCTAGGCAgctgaaggagagaaaagaaagggtgCAGATGGGCCCACATTGTCTGAGCAGAAAGGTCACTAGGGGAAGGAGAGtctggaggggatggggtggggtcgCATTCACAAGGAGACTGTGCCACATTGTAGCAGCTGAGTGATCGGGGAAGGCGGGGGCAGCAGGCAGGATAATGGAGTAGATTTCACCACTTCAGCCACTGAATGGGGAGCTGTCTCCTTGCATTCTGACTGTGCTAATCTGATcctggagtggggggagggcccAGTCCCTGGGAGAGGCTGGAAAGAGTGGCCTCACCATTAGGAGGAGCCCATAGGCACCGCAAGGACCATCTGGttcagcatttcccaaagggTGATCTGCAGGGAGGAAAGAATGGCTTGGTGGTCTAACGTCTAACAACTTTGGGAAACAGATTTAACCAGCTTCCTTTGCTGCGGGACTTCTCAGGGCCTTTATATTAAAGAGCAACATGACAGTCCCCAAGAAGAGTGAAAATTTGAATGTGGAACGTTTTTCAAGAGAGACAAACCAGCCTGGGAAACACTCATCTAATCCACAGCCCTCACTTTCCTGAAGGGAAGGGACTCGAAGGTTGTCAGTGAATCCGTGAAAATGCTAGACTTAGAGCCCAGGTCTCTGCTGCTAGGCACGTCTTCAGCACTGCTCCTGCTTCTTCCACAACGCCCTGATGCTTGGGCGGAAGGGTGCAGAGGCGCAGACTGAGGTTCCCTGGACACGGTGGAATGTCCATCAATCTGGATCATTCACTTGCCCTCTTCCACGCTTATCTCCATGACCTCCCCCCtcactcctcctccccttctccctcagaTGGCCGCCCCATTGGGGTGGAGGGCATCCAGGTGCTGGGCACCGGGAATCTTATCATCTCAGACGTGACCGTCCAGCACTCCGGCGTCTATGTCTGCGCAGCCAACAGGCCAGGCACCCGGGTGAGGAGAACGGCGCAGGGCCGGCTGGTGGTGCAAGGTACGAaccgccccagccccagccccgcagccctctCCCCGAGCCCTGTTCCTTCCTTGCTTCATCAACATCCGTGGCCCAAGCTCAGAGGCCTGCACTCCTCCTACCCCTGGCCCCTTCGTCTCCCCAGACCAAAAGGCAGTTCTCACCTCTCCCCCAGGAATGCGTGTGCTGAGAATAGGATCACATTCTTGGCTATTAGCCCCCCACATGTCCACCCACCCCCCagtcattcccattttataatcTCAGTTGCTTCCCCCAACCCCGTGCTCTTCACTTGTGTCCCTCTTGCCCACGTGCTGTTTTCATCCACACACATGTGGCACCTGCATGCTCACACCTGCCTGCACGCTCTCAGGTGTTTGTCATTCTCACACTCACACCCCAGCTCCTGCTGTGCATGCACAGGCGCAGCTGGTCTCTAACGCACAGGGTGGGTGCAGGGCCGAGGGGTGGTAGGCCAGTCAGGTggttctgtccatcctcctgccctggggctccACTGTCCTCATGAACTGGGCTGGGATCCTAGTCTTGGGTTTTCTGGGGTGGCTCCCCCGcagagagctggggaaggggtgggaggtaGGGGAATTAGGAACTTAAATGCCTGTTTGTTTAGCATTCCATGTGCCGTTAATCTGTCCAAATGAAAGTGATGGAGCATTTCATTTCTCTGGTGCTAATGGAAGCTGGAGGCTGGGGATTGGAGGAGGGGGGAATTGCACGTAGAGGCGAGGGGAGCTGGTACCAAGGGCCCATCCATCTCCTCGTCATTACCGCCTTCCGAGGTGCAGCCAAACCTAttagcacatttatttatttaacaatttcctgaacagggagctcagcttgattgctttcggATACAAATGTCAGTCTTTTAAATAGTCATTAAAATGGAGTCCTCTCCTGGGTCTGCCTCTCTGGGGCCAGCAAGGTGGGGCCTGCCATCAGCTCCTGGAGCCTGGGCCCCACCTTGAGGACTCTAAGGGGTGGACGTGTGCATCCCAAGCCCACGCTATCCCCATACGCACCCGTAGCTTCACTCACAGCTCTCttgccctgccccgccccccagccccagccgagTTTGTCCAGCACCCCCAGTCCATCTCCAGGCCCGCGGGGACCACGGCCATGTTCACCTGCCAAGCCCAGGGGGAGCCGCCCCCTCATGTCACATGGTTGAAGAACGGACAGGTGCTGGGCCCAGGAGGCCACGTCAGGCTCAAGAATAACAACAGGCACGTGTGTGGTGTGGGCTGGGGTGAGAACTGGGAAGATGCGGGCGAGGGGCCTGAGCAGGCTGTGCCCCTCCTGCCAGGAAAGAGTGCTTAATTAGCTCTGGAGACTTGAGGCAAGCACCAGCTCCGCTGCTGCCCTCCCAAGAGACCTCAGACTCGTTGTTTATCTTCTGGATGgggctcagtttctccatctctcaAATGGGGTGGTTTGGCCAAATTGCAGGGACacgcggggaggaggaggggaccgGACCTGaggctctccctgcccctgcagcaCCCTGACGATTTCTGGAATCGGCCCTGAAGATGAGGCCATCTACCAGTGTGTGGCCGAGAACAGTGCCGGCTCCTCGCAGGCCAGTGCCAGGCTGACCGTGCTATGGGCTGAGGGGCTGCCTGGGCCCCCCCTCAATGTGCAGGCCGTCTCCGTGTCGTCCACCGAGGTCCGCGTGTCCTGGAATGAACCCCTGGTCAACACCAAGGAGATTATTGGCTATGTCCTGCACATCAGGAAGGCTGCTGGTGAGGGGGGCTCTGTAGAGCCCCTTCTTTTTATTCACAGTTGATCATCTCTTTCAATTCTGCGTGTCCTGACCCAACCCCTTCCCTCCTGCGTCCGcccgccccctgcaccccggATGCCCTCCTCTCACCAGTGCTGGTGGGACTCCCTCATGCCCCTGACACAGCCCTCCCCTTCACCTCTCCAGACCCCCCAGAGCTGGAGTACCAGGAGGCACTCAGCAAAAGCACCTTTCAGCACCTGCTGAGCGACCTCGAACCCTCCACCGCCTACAGCTTCTACATCAAGGCCTACACACCGAGGGGGGCCAGCTCAGCCTCTGCTCCTGTGCTGGCCAGCACCCTGGGTGAAGGTGAGGCCCGGGCCTGGAGCGCGCTACCACATAGTCTGGGAGTTAGAGCAAAACACCTGCATACTTGTTCAGGGTGGGCCTACACCACCCagcacctgtccccaccaagcCCACTTGGAGAAGGGCACATCCTTTTCCAATTCTTCATGCAAGCGGTGGTGGCCAGAGACCTGCCAGGCTTGTGGGGTGGGCAGGGCGCAGGGTCACAGGTGGCAGGTGGCAAGCCCCCCACATCTCGGCCTCCTgtgcccgcagcccccgccccacccccgttGTCGGTGCGGGTCCTGGGCAGCTCCTCCCTGCAGCTGCTGTGGGAGCCCTGGCCCCGGCTGGCCCAGCACGAGGGCGGCTTCAAGCTGTTGTACCGCCCGGCGAGCAGGGCCTCCTTCACCGGCCCCATCCTGCTGCCTGCAACTGTCTCCTCCTACAACCTCAGCCAGCTTGGTGAGGGGGACGCAGATCGCGCTTGGGGAGCCGGGCAGGGGTGCGGTGGCTGGTGCCAGGCGGTGGGGCACAGGGGTCACCTCTCTCCCTGCAGCAACAGAGCTGCCCCTGGGGTCTGGGGAGGGCACTCAGCACAGCGCTGCCTTTCCCTCAGACCCCACTGCAGTATATGAGGTGAAGCTGCTCGCCTACAACCAGCACGGGGAGGGCAATGCCACAGTCCGCTTTGTGTCTTTGAGGGGAGCATCTGAGAGGACAGGTATGTCGGGGGAGGGGCTGCCGGGCTCCTGCGGGGAGGCCAGgtgctgagggaggagggggaacagggatggggagaggaggagagtgtGATGGTGCATGCACCCCTTGAGAACACAGGCTTACACCTGAGTTGGAAGTTCGGCAGTAAAGCACCCTGGCTGTGTGGCCATGGGCAAGTTACTCCACCTctctataaaacagggataataatacctactttacATGGACCATCTCATCCTTACCACAGCTTTATAAAGTGTCATTTCCAGTATCTGGGACAAAGGTGGTAAAGAGACCCAAAAAAAGTCAGGCTGGGGTCCCATAAGACAAAGGCAGTGCAGACATGGAAGTGGGTACAGCTGAGGAAGGAGGAGCCCCCAGAGGCTGGGTGTCCAGAGGTGCTGCAGGCCAGGAGAGCCACAGCTCCcaacctgcccctgcccctagcCCTGAGCCCACCCTGTGACTGCCGGAAGGAGGAAGCCACCAACCAAACGTCCACCACAGGCATCGTCATTGGCATTCACATTGGGGTCACCTGCATCATCTTCTGTGTCCTCTTCCTCCTGTTCGGCCAAAGGGGCAGGTGGGtctggggcaggagggtgggggacaGCGTGGGGAGAGAGAGTTGGGGGCTCACTGCATCCATCCTTGTTTTTGTTCCTCCCCCTGAAACCCTCCCCCTAATTCTTGGCTCACCCCTTAGGGTCCTCTTGTGTAAGGATGTAGAGAACCAGCTCTCCCCTCCTCAGGGCGCCCGGAGCCCAAGGGATCCTGGCATCCTGGCACTGAACGGGGCGGGCCGGGGAGAGCGGGCCCAGCTGGGCCGAGATAAGAAGCGTGTGGATGCGAAAGAACTGGAACAGCTGTTCCCTCCAGCTGGGGCAGCAGGGGGGCCAGACCCCAGACCTGACCCCAGAGCCATGGTGAGTGCCCCCACCCTGAGCCGGCCTCCTGCTTCAGGCTCAGACCAACCACCTCCCAATCCTGCGTTCCCTTCACCTTGGTCGTCGCCCTTCACCAAGCTCCAGGCACAGAACGTATGGCTGGTGCTGCCCTAGGAGCGCCTGAATCAGGCAGGGGGGCCTGGAGTCcctggggatggggcccagggcctgaccctgtgGCTGGGGGCTCGTGGGCTTGACGCCGGTGTGACTGGCCCTTTCCCTAGCAGGATCCTGGGGCCCCTGCGCTGTGTGAGGAGACCCAGTTCTCCAGGCTGCCGCTTGAGGGATTCAGCCTTCTGGAGGAGATGATGTCAGAAGCCAAGGCCCCCTGCCCAGGCACGGCGGCTGCCCTGCCACCCCAGGATGcgggccccagcctcctcagtGAAGGACAGGCTCCCCGGCCTTCCACAGCACCAGCTGCCCAGCCGACTTGCTCGGGACAGTAGCCAGTGTCTGGCAGGTGCTGGAGGGggtgacccccccaccccgttctCAGGTCAAAGGCAAGATTTCTCCTGTCATGTGGGACTCAGATGGGGGCTTCCCAGCATTTCTGTCCCAACTGCCCCTCAGGTGGTCAAGATCTAAAGTAGCCTCAGCAGGGACCCCCAGGACCTGGAGGGGTTCCTGGAGGAGCCCGTCCCCCCTCACTTCTGCTTGGTGTCCACATGACTTGGAACTGAactaatgttttcctttaaataaaaagaagaagaagaagaagagaggacagTGAATTAGACTTCAAAAATACGCCCCTGCTGTGGCTGGGCCCCTGACACTATCACCCTCCACCACCTTGTTTTCTCAGGATGGATTTTTGCTGTTTGGCTCTCAGTACCTACCTCAGCCGGAATGAATGTTCTTGGGGGAGCTGGGCCGTGGCCTTAGCCCCCCTACCCCACAGAGCCCCAAATGCACTCCTACCTCAAGCCCCTGTAGGGgcaccccctctccctccccatatTGTCatctagagtttaaaaaaaagaaaaagaaaaagaaaaaaaaaaggcacttccCCATTTCCAGGTGTGAAAGAAAACCTCTACCTCAAGGCTCGCCGTCTGTCCGGGCCTGTGTTGTATCACTGGACCCTCCTCCTGCCCGCAGCCCTTCTATCGCCCCCCAGAGAGGAGGCCAGAGGCTAAGTTACCAACGGTGGGCCTCTCAGGACCTGCAGAAATAAAGATGGGATGAgtcaaagaaaatgtgaaaagaagccaaaaatTAGAGGAAAAGGTGTTCCTTGAAGTATAAATCGCTCCAAACCAGCCACCTTCCAGCACGCTGCTGCTGCACCTGGTCTCATCTGTCCACTCCCAATTCTGACCCCTCGGCCAACTGCTCCTTGACTGGGATCCATCCCGATGACCTTCTCCCTGCCCAGGccttgggggtggggtgtcacCCCACAGCCTGCCTCCTGTCCTGCCCGGACACAGAGCCCTGCAGCAGACTGGGCCCCGGCGGGCACCGTATGTGTGACCGGTGTGCACGTGTTGGATCGGGGGGTTCCCTGGCAGAGGTGGCCCAGCCCTCTGTCCCATGGGACGCAGCCTGCTTGACCCAACCCCTGGACAGTGAAATGACCGCTGTCTGCAGATGTGGctggaagatatttttatacaaggtgtgtttaaagatttatgttcttgtgacttcttgtttttctttttctgtcgtGGTGTTTTTTGAAATACttaaagtagaaagaagaagaaaaaaacaaccaaggaAACAAATACCTATTTTTggttaactcatttttttaaatagaaggaaaacttttttttaaaggaaaaaaaaaagataagtgtatCCCTTAAGTATGAGATTAGACCATAAAGTCCCTGACCCCCAACCCTCTAGGGAACCCCCCCCTTAAGTTTAGTTAATTAGATAAAGAAGGTAGGATTTGTGGTGTTTTCCTAGAAGACTGGAGTGTCCATGTGGACTTGGGAAAAGGCAGTCCGCCCCTCCTCCCAAATGCTGGGCCTATGCCAAAGGCCCTCAGAACTCCCACTCGGTGCCCCTTGTGTCCCCGCATTGGCCTCTGTGCCCCCCCCCAATCCTGCAGACCCCTCTCCCATGGGAAGAGTGGTCTGGGGTAGGAGCGGGATGAGGAGCCACCTGGCCTGACTTGACCTGACTTTTGTCACATTCTACTCATTTTGACTGAATAAAAGTCCTGTTGCCAAAGTGAACCTTGAGTATTTTGGTGGCTGTGTCAGGTGCTGGGGTTAGGGTGGCCAGCGGTGGGCCAGGCCGACCCTCACAAATTCAGAGCCCAGAATAGAATAAGAATaacagcagccccccacccctgcctggctGGTGTACCACTTAAGGCACCATGCATCCTGGGCCCTGCACACATATGGAGGTCCCCTAGGTCCCCACGACCTTTCTGGGGGGGTAGTCTAGTTATTATCACCTTATTCTACAGATGATGAAACAAGAGAAATGAAGGCTATGTTGAAAATCTCACAGCCACTCATGGCAGGATCAGAGTTTGTGTCCAGACCAGGCCATCGGGTTCCAGGGTCTGGGTGCCGACCGCCTCTCAGCACCTCCTTAGCCCGTAGTGAGAATCTGAGGCCAGTCCCTCGGCTCTGTAGTGACAGCTCACCCATACTGAGCCAGGTACTCTTCATGCATTGTCTACCAGGAAGGACTATTTTCATCCCCAATCTAAAGTTGAGGAATGGGATCTGGCTGAGTGTCTCTCTCCAGGGCATACAGCCATAATCCCCATCCGGGCGTCTCCATTACTCCCTG
This portion of the Vulpes lagopus strain Blue_001 chromosome 2, ASM1834538v1, whole genome shotgun sequence genome encodes:
- the IGDCC3 gene encoding immunoglobulin superfamily DCC subclass member 3 isoform X2; translation: MEPSDDVAVPGQPIMLGCRVEGTPPVRITWRKNGMELLESTHSTLLANGSLMIHHFQLDRGGSPSDEGDYECVAQNRFGLVVSRKARIQAATMSDFHVHPQATVGEEGGVARFQCQIHGLPKPLITWEKNRVPIDTDDERYTLLPKGVLQITGLRAEDSGVFHCVASNIASVRVSHGARLTVSGSGSGAYKEPTILVGPENLTLTVHQTAVLECVATGNPRPIVSWSRLDGRPIGVEGIQVLGTGNLIISDVTVQHSGVYVCAANRPGTRVRRTAQGRLVVQAPAEFVQHPQSISRPAGTTAMFTCQAQGEPPPHVTWLKNGQVLGPGGHVRLKNNNSTLTISGIGPEDEAIYQCVAENSAGSSQASARLTVLWAEGLPGPPLNVQAVSVSSTEVRVSWNEPLVNTKEIIGYVLHIRKAADPPELEYQEALSKSTFQHLLSDLEPSTAYSFYIKAYTPRGASSASAPVLASTLGEAPAPPPLSVRVLGSSSLQLLWEPWPRLAQHEGGFKLLYRPASRASFTGPILLPATVSSYNLSQLDPTAVYEVKLLAYNQHGEGNATVRFVSLRGASERTALSPPCDCRKEEATNQTSTTGIVIGIHIGVTCIIFCVLFLLFGQRGRVLLCKDVENQLSPPQGARSPRDPGILALNGAGRGERAQLGRDKKRVDAKELEQLFPPAGAAGGPDPRPDPRAMQDPGAPALCEETQFSRLPLEGFSLLEEMMSEAKAPCPGTAAALPPQDAGPSLLSEGQAPRPSTAPAAQPTCSGQ
- the IGDCC3 gene encoding immunoglobulin superfamily DCC subclass member 3 isoform X1, encoding MAAPRAAPRRPRLLLPLLLLLPPLLPAPSDGLGHSAELAFAMEPSDDVAVPGQPIMLGCRVEGTPPVRITWRKNGMELLESTHSTLLANGSLMIHHFQLDRGGSPSDEGDYECVAQNRFGLVVSRKARIQAATMSDFHVHPQATVGEEGGVARFQCQIHGLPKPLITWEKNRVPIDTDDERYTLLPKGVLQITGLRAEDSGVFHCVASNIASVRVSHGARLTVSGSGSGAYKEPTILVGPENLTLTVHQTAVLECVATGNPRPIVSWSRLDGRPIGVEGIQVLGTGNLIISDVTVQHSGVYVCAANRPGTRVRRTAQGRLVVQAPAEFVQHPQSISRPAGTTAMFTCQAQGEPPPHVTWLKNGQVLGPGGHVRLKNNNSTLTISGIGPEDEAIYQCVAENSAGSSQASARLTVLWAEGLPGPPLNVQAVSVSSTEVRVSWNEPLVNTKEIIGYVLHIRKAADPPELEYQEALSKSTFQHLLSDLEPSTAYSFYIKAYTPRGASSASAPVLASTLGEAPAPPPLSVRVLGSSSLQLLWEPWPRLAQHEGGFKLLYRPASRASFTGPILLPATVSSYNLSQLDPTAVYEVKLLAYNQHGEGNATVRFVSLRGASERTALSPPCDCRKEEATNQTSTTGIVIGIHIGVTCIIFCVLFLLFGQRGRVLLCKDVENQLSPPQGARSPRDPGILALNGAGRGERAQLGRDKKRVDAKELEQLFPPAGAAGGPDPRPDPRAMQDPGAPALCEETQFSRLPLEGFSLLEEMMSEAKAPCPGTAAALPPQDAGPSLLSEGQAPRPSTAPAAQPTCSGQ